The following proteins are co-located in the Flectobacillus major DSM 103 genome:
- a CDS encoding methyltransferase domain-containing protein, with the protein MPDLSYRSYEKELIDDFTLENDALRQNLEELALINTYLGGNQVTVSGLSQVLNTVSIRQPLQVGDIGCGGGDMLKVMARWFKKKQVNADFIGIDANDFMIDFAQKRTQDFYNISYLHENIFSESFQKHHFDIVTMTLFCHHFTDEQLIQLFSQLKTQTKYALVINDIHRHWLAYYAIAWITKLFLRSYLVKNDAKLSVWRAFRKNDLEKVVRKAGFQKFSIRWRWAFRWEVVLYCQ; encoded by the coding sequence ATGCCTGATTTGTCTTACCGCAGCTATGAAAAAGAGTTAATAGATGATTTTACATTGGAAAATGATGCCTTACGTCAGAATCTGGAAGAGCTAGCTCTGATTAATACTTATTTGGGCGGAAACCAAGTTACGGTGAGTGGCCTAAGTCAAGTACTGAATACGGTGTCGATACGGCAGCCTCTGCAAGTAGGTGATATTGGGTGTGGTGGTGGCGATATGCTCAAGGTAATGGCTCGGTGGTTCAAAAAAAAGCAAGTAAATGCCGATTTTATTGGGATTGATGCCAACGATTTTATGATAGATTTTGCCCAAAAACGTACCCAAGATTTTTACAATATCTCTTATCTGCACGAGAATATCTTTTCTGAATCTTTTCAAAAACATCATTTTGATATTGTCACCATGACATTGTTTTGTCATCATTTTACCGATGAACAACTGATTCAGCTTTTTTCACAATTAAAAACACAAACCAAATACGCCTTGGTTATCAACGATATACACCGGCATTGGCTGGCTTATTATGCTATAGCTTGGATTACAAAACTATTTTTGAGGTCATATTTGGTAAAAAACGATGCAAAATTGTCTGTCTGGCGGGCATTTAGAAAAAATGACCTTGAAAAGGTAGTTCGTAAAGCGGGTTTTCAAAAATTTTCTATCAGATGGCGGTGGGCTTTTCGTTGGGAAGTTGTTTTATATTGTCAATAA
- a CDS encoding TPM domain-containing protein, with translation MLLSEEQQSIIVDAIRAAEKQTSGEIKVHIEQFCAGDALERAKAVFAQLELHKTQQRNGVLFYLAYTDRKFAILGDKGINDVVPPDFWVSTRNIMQSHFIMSEYAAGFASGIEKAGDVLKKYFPYQSDDINEISDEISFG, from the coding sequence ATGTTACTTTCAGAAGAACAACAATCTATTATTGTTGATGCAATCAGGGCTGCCGAAAAGCAAACTTCGGGCGAAATAAAAGTGCATATCGAGCAATTTTGTGCTGGTGATGCACTTGAAAGGGCCAAAGCCGTTTTTGCTCAATTAGAATTACATAAAACCCAACAACGCAACGGTGTACTTTTCTATTTGGCTTATACCGATAGAAAATTTGCTATTTTAGGCGATAAAGGTATCAATGATGTTGTACCTCCCGACTTTTGGGTATCTACTCGTAACATCATGCAGTCGCACTTTATTATGAGTGAATATGCCGCAGGGTTTGCCTCAGGCATAGAAAAAGCAGGCGATGTTCTGAAAAAATATTTTCCTTATCAGTCTGACGATATCAACGAAATATCCGATGAAATATCATTTGGATAA
- a CDS encoding AsmA-like C-terminal region-containing protein yields MKKLILYIIVFVLGLAIIALAVPIFFKDTIQQQLNRAIAQKVKAKVYYQDLGLSFFRSFPSLTLSLTNFGVVGKAPFAQDTLIQAKSLDMSIDLSSVLKSTPTIQYINLVSPKIFVKVLKNGQANYDILVKEEQPSTPSKASEQQMEVKIKGWQIQEGALQYINLQDNSLIELSAINHNGHGEIANELFDLETNTEITKANVYFQGKEYLNNRKITLQSLIGVNQARKSYTFQDTKLGINDFLLTLAGTIAQVNQDYRIELTFGAPENAFKNLISLIPSLYQNQFNTLEANGNIQFDGHVKGLYSATTYPAFNLNLQVNQGAFQYPNLPAGVKNVNLDLNINNGTAQLENTNINLKRFDLIFGKNPIKAKASIQGIKTAKVEAELQAKFDLQELSQLFPMDGLNMKGAFSVDLQSKGTYDSSTKQFPITKAALLLRNGYIKSSKFPEPIEQINLSAVLNNTDGALSSTLLNINQANFVLENEPFVAKGIINDFNNYSWDIAAKGKVDLTKITKIYPLKGMTIKGIVDADIHTKGKMSDVTAKRYGNLPTSGRAQLSQFEYVSKEYPQGIKVNHAKMNFTPSTIQVVESNGYLGSSDFQATGSFSNYLGYALGNDKLKGNIQISSQNFLVNEWMSDQPKAKQPSEAKPANLSVVEVPQNLDITVNAQASQIVYDKMNMKSAKGILKIENGMVKLQNTSFDALGGHFVTTGTYNPVDIAHPKFDFGLNLEKINLTEAYQNLNVVKALMPVAQYMLGEVSTQFKLDGELGQDMMPNMQTINGAGLIKLLKATINNNPLIEKLVENTKLTQLKDLQLSNLLMQIQINQGTLSIKPFTIKWNDYNLKVEGQHGITGSMNYKLGFDIPSGKAGETFSNVFTQWTGKILQNTPRIKFDLGLGGTLKIPVVKFNGSSTAQSLKDAVATEAKTQIDAVRAQATEQLDKLKQEAEDKLKAEKDKLLQNAQDKLKTEQDNIQARAKTTADSLKKQAMERARKLLEEQKKGVLDGLFKKPKPVKKDSTR; encoded by the coding sequence ATGAAAAAGTTAATCCTCTATATTATCGTCTTTGTTTTAGGACTGGCCATTATTGCTTTGGCTGTACCTATTTTCTTTAAAGATACTATTCAGCAACAACTCAATCGTGCTATTGCTCAGAAGGTTAAGGCCAAAGTATATTATCAAGACCTAGGCTTGTCTTTTTTTAGAAGTTTTCCTTCACTAACCCTTTCATTGACCAACTTTGGTGTTGTTGGTAAAGCTCCTTTTGCCCAAGATACTCTGATACAAGCAAAGTCATTAGATATGTCGATAGACCTTTCAAGTGTGTTGAAAAGTACGCCAACAATTCAGTATATCAATTTGGTATCTCCCAAAATCTTTGTAAAAGTTCTTAAAAATGGACAAGCGAATTACGATATTTTGGTGAAGGAAGAGCAACCATCAACACCCTCAAAAGCATCTGAACAGCAGATGGAAGTAAAAATAAAAGGCTGGCAGATTCAGGAGGGAGCTTTGCAATATATCAATTTACAAGATAATTCTTTGATAGAATTATCGGCTATCAATCATAATGGGCACGGGGAAATAGCCAATGAGCTATTTGACCTTGAAACAAATACCGAAATCACGAAAGCAAATGTGTACTTTCAAGGAAAAGAGTATCTCAATAATAGAAAAATCACCTTACAGTCGCTTATTGGTGTAAATCAGGCTCGTAAGAGCTATACCTTTCAGGATACAAAATTAGGAATCAATGATTTTTTATTAACCCTTGCAGGGACTATCGCACAAGTTAATCAGGACTATCGGATTGAACTAACCTTTGGAGCTCCTGAAAATGCCTTCAAAAACCTTATTTCATTGATTCCAAGTTTGTACCAAAATCAGTTTAATACCTTAGAGGCAAATGGGAATATCCAGTTTGATGGCCATGTCAAAGGTTTATACAGTGCTACAACATACCCAGCATTCAATTTGAATTTGCAAGTCAACCAAGGAGCATTCCAATATCCTAATTTGCCAGCAGGCGTAAAAAATGTAAACCTTGATTTGAATATCAATAATGGTACCGCTCAGCTCGAAAATACTAATATTAATTTAAAAAGATTTGATTTAATATTTGGCAAAAATCCAATCAAAGCAAAAGCATCGATTCAGGGTATTAAAACAGCAAAAGTTGAAGCCGAATTACAAGCAAAGTTTGATTTGCAAGAGCTGTCGCAGCTCTTCCCGATGGATGGTCTCAATATGAAAGGAGCTTTTAGTGTTGACTTGCAGTCAAAGGGTACTTATGATTCATCAACCAAGCAATTTCCTATTACAAAGGCTGCATTATTGTTGAGGAATGGTTATATCAAATCAAGTAAATTTCCAGAACCCATAGAACAAATCAACCTGAGCGCCGTACTCAATAATACAGATGGAGCTTTGTCTTCTACATTGCTCAATATTAATCAGGCCAACTTTGTACTAGAAAATGAGCCTTTTGTAGCCAAAGGAATTATCAACGATTTCAACAACTATTCGTGGGATATAGCAGCAAAAGGTAAGGTTGATTTAACCAAAATTACAAAAATATATCCGCTTAAAGGCATGACTATAAAAGGTATTGTTGATGCAGATATTCATACCAAAGGTAAGATGTCGGATGTTACAGCAAAGCGATATGGCAATTTACCCACATCGGGTAGGGCTCAGTTAAGTCAGTTTGAATATGTTTCCAAAGAATACCCACAAGGAATCAAGGTGAATCATGCTAAAATGAATTTTACGCCAAGTACGATTCAGGTGGTAGAATCTAACGGCTATTTAGGAAGTAGCGATTTTCAAGCAACAGGTAGCTTCTCTAATTATCTTGGTTATGCTTTAGGCAACGATAAGCTCAAAGGGAATATACAGATTAGTTCTCAAAACTTTTTAGTCAACGAATGGATGAGCGACCAACCAAAAGCCAAACAACCTTCGGAAGCAAAACCAGCCAACCTTAGTGTTGTTGAAGTTCCTCAAAACCTGGATATTACAGTGAATGCTCAAGCTTCTCAGATTGTGTATGACAAAATGAATATGAAGTCAGCAAAAGGTATCCTGAAAATAGAAAATGGTATGGTTAAATTACAAAATACGTCATTTGATGCCTTAGGAGGACATTTTGTAACCACAGGGACATACAATCCTGTAGATATTGCTCATCCCAAATTTGATTTTGGTCTAAATTTAGAAAAAATCAATTTAACCGAAGCCTATCAAAACCTTAATGTAGTAAAGGCACTAATGCCTGTGGCTCAGTATATGCTAGGCGAAGTATCAACCCAGTTTAAGTTGGATGGTGAGCTTGGACAAGATATGATGCCTAATATGCAAACAATCAATGGGGCAGGATTAATAAAACTATTAAAAGCTACTATCAACAATAATCCATTGATTGAAAAACTAGTTGAAAATACAAAACTAACTCAGTTAAAAGATTTACAATTGAGTAATCTATTGATGCAAATTCAGATTAATCAAGGTACACTTAGTATAAAACCATTTACGATAAAATGGAATGATTATAACCTGAAGGTAGAAGGTCAACATGGTATTACTGGGTCGATGAACTATAAGCTGGGATTTGATATACCTAGTGGAAAAGCTGGAGAAACATTCAGCAACGTGTTTACCCAGTGGACAGGAAAAATTCTACAAAATACGCCCCGAATCAAGTTTGATTTGGGATTAGGAGGAACACTCAAAATACCTGTTGTAAAGTTTAATGGAAGTAGTACTGCACAGAGTTTGAAAGATGCCGTGGCTACAGAAGCCAAGACTCAAATAGATGCCGTAAGAGCTCAGGCAACCGAACAACTTGATAAACTAAAACAAGAAGCAGAAGATAAACTAAAGGCCGAGAAAGATAAATTATTACAAAATGCACAAGATAAGTTAAAAACCGAGCAAGATAATATTCAAGCACGAGCTAAAACAACGGCCGATAGCCTAAAAAAACAGGCTATGGAACGAGCTAGAAAACTGTTAGAAGAGCAAAAGAAAGGAGTGTTGGATGGGCTTTTCAAAAAGCCTAAGCCAGTAAAAAAAGATTCTACTAGATAA
- a CDS encoding TPM domain-containing protein has protein sequence MSRKFQQYIALVFFLVSIATRSLAQEIPAQPNPPRMVNDFVMKLKPNELSTLEQKLRGYRDSTSTEIAIVIVKNTGESDPYDYAMKIAKMWGVGAKDKNNGVVLLWATETRKIRIVTGRGIEGALPDAICKRIINTIIIPNFKEGLWFQGLDEATTEMIKRANGEFDADAQEEDGSGIGVIIALVLIIIVISYFASRRGGGGGSGGYRGGGGWYPPIIISHGGGNSSGGGGGGFDFGGFGGGDFGGGGAGGDY, from the coding sequence ATGTCGAGAAAGTTCCAACAATATATTGCTTTGGTATTCTTCTTGGTGTCAATAGCTACAAGGAGCTTGGCACAGGAAATTCCAGCACAGCCCAATCCGCCACGAATGGTCAATGATTTTGTGATGAAACTCAAACCTAATGAATTGAGTACTTTAGAACAAAAACTTCGAGGCTATCGTGATTCTACTTCTACCGAAATTGCCATTGTTATTGTTAAAAACACAGGCGAATCTGACCCCTACGATTATGCTATGAAAATTGCTAAAATGTGGGGAGTAGGGGCGAAAGACAAAAATAATGGCGTGGTACTATTATGGGCAACCGAAACCCGTAAGATTCGCATTGTAACTGGCCGTGGTATTGAAGGGGCTCTTCCCGATGCAATTTGTAAACGTATTATCAATACTATTATCATTCCTAATTTCAAAGAAGGTTTGTGGTTTCAGGGTTTAGATGAAGCTACTACCGAAATGATTAAAAGGGCAAATGGCGAGTTCGATGCTGATGCTCAGGAAGAAGATGGTTCTGGTATTGGTGTTATTATTGCTTTAGTATTGATAATCATCGTTATTTCATACTTTGCATCACGCCGAGGTGGTGGCGGTGGTTCTGGAGGTTATCGTGGCGGTGGCGGTTGGTATCCCCCAATTATCATTTCGCATGGTGGAGGTAATTCATCTGGTGGAGGGGGCGGAGGTTTTGACTTTGGCGGCTTTGGTGGTGGCGACTTTGGTGGCGGTGGTGCTGGTGGTGATTACTAA
- a CDS encoding DASH family cryptochrome: MSIIVWYRNDLRVHDHEPLWKASQEQQPVYPVYIFDPRQFEELPLGFSKTGKFRIQFLIESVQNLRDNLQKIGSNLLIRIGKPEEIIPQLAIALSATSVYCSEEATSEEITIDTILEERLQSLDKKLLFFWTSTLYHIDDLPFEIDKLPDVFTQFRHKVEKMSTVRGCFPTPIRLPTISFLEIGDMPNLSDLLAMTPPQNTLYQGGEDAGKARLQAYFWEKDLLKVYKETRNGMLGLDYSSKFSVWLGLGCISPRYIYQQIIAYEYERTKNESTYWLIFELIWRDYFRFVALKYGNKLFSPLGIKQHRQLRQHQNKRVFELWQQGETGIPLIDANMKELLDTGFMSNRGRQNVASFLVKDLQIDWTWGASWFESQLLDYDVCSNWGNWNYVAGVGNDPRENRYFNIAIQAERYDPQGEYVKFWLPALKNIPSEKVHWVSVLSAKEQQSYQIQIGVDFPKALVDANKWRKK; this comes from the coding sequence ATGAGCATTATTGTTTGGTACAGAAACGACCTAAGAGTACACGACCACGAACCCTTGTGGAAGGCATCACAAGAACAACAGCCAGTATATCCAGTCTATATATTTGACCCACGTCAGTTTGAAGAACTTCCTTTAGGATTTTCAAAAACAGGAAAATTTAGGATACAGTTTTTGATAGAATCTGTTCAAAATTTGCGTGATAATTTACAAAAAATAGGCTCAAATCTTTTGATACGAATCGGTAAGCCCGAAGAAATTATTCCACAGCTTGCTATAGCATTAAGTGCAACGAGTGTGTACTGCTCGGAGGAGGCTACTTCTGAAGAAATTACCATCGATACAATTCTGGAAGAGAGATTACAAAGTTTAGATAAAAAGTTGTTATTTTTCTGGACATCAACGCTTTATCATATCGACGACCTGCCCTTTGAGATAGACAAACTTCCAGATGTTTTTACGCAGTTTAGGCACAAGGTAGAAAAGATGAGTACTGTTAGGGGGTGTTTTCCTACTCCGATAAGATTGCCTACTATTTCATTTTTAGAAATAGGTGATATGCCAAATTTATCGGATTTATTGGCAATGACTCCGCCCCAAAATACGTTATACCAAGGAGGCGAAGATGCTGGGAAGGCTCGATTACAAGCTTATTTTTGGGAAAAAGATTTACTAAAAGTATACAAAGAAACCCGAAATGGGATGCTCGGGTTAGACTATTCTTCAAAATTTTCGGTTTGGCTTGGCCTTGGTTGTATTTCGCCAAGGTACATTTACCAACAAATAATAGCGTATGAATATGAACGCACCAAAAATGAATCTACTTATTGGTTGATTTTTGAACTTATCTGGCGAGACTATTTTAGGTTTGTTGCGTTAAAATACGGAAATAAGCTATTTTCGCCATTGGGTATCAAACAGCATCGCCAGCTCAGACAGCACCAAAATAAGCGAGTATTTGAGTTATGGCAACAAGGCGAAACGGGTATTCCACTCATAGATGCCAATATGAAAGAATTGTTGGACACAGGCTTTATGTCGAACCGAGGGAGGCAAAATGTAGCAAGTTTCTTGGTAAAAGATTTACAAATAGACTGGACATGGGGAGCTAGCTGGTTTGAGAGCCAATTGCTAGACTACGATGTTTGCTCAAATTGGGGCAACTGGAACTATGTAGCGGGTGTAGGCAACGACCCACGCGAAAATCGGTATTTTAATATTGCTATTCAAGCCGAACGCTACGACCCACAAGGCGAATATGTTAAGTTTTGGCTACCAGCACTAAAAAATATACCTAGCGAAAAAGTACATTGGGTATCGGTATTGTCGGCAAAAGAACAACAAAGCTATCAGATACAGATTGGTGTAGATTTTCCGAAGGCATTGGTAGATGCCAATAAGTGGCGAAAGAAATAG
- a CDS encoding LemA family protein, with amino-acid sequence MSKGTIIALVVAALLIFWGIGVRNGMATSEQDVEASWANVQTAYQRRADLIPNLVKTVQGVANFEKSTLSDVINARASATQIKLDASDLTPENMAKFQAAQSQLSGALSRLMAVAENYPTLRATENFSELQAQLEGTENRIKEERDRFNGTVKGYNNKIVTFPNSLIASFSGFSKKGYFEADASAQKAPSVDFSK; translated from the coding sequence ATGTCAAAAGGAACAATCATTGCATTAGTTGTTGCAGCGTTATTAATTTTCTGGGGTATCGGTGTTAGAAACGGAATGGCTACTAGCGAGCAAGATGTAGAAGCCTCTTGGGCGAATGTACAAACAGCTTACCAACGTCGTGCAGACCTGATTCCAAACCTCGTGAAAACTGTACAAGGAGTTGCCAATTTTGAAAAAAGTACACTGTCGGATGTAATCAATGCTCGTGCAAGTGCTACACAAATCAAATTAGATGCAAGCGACCTTACTCCTGAAAATATGGCTAAGTTTCAAGCAGCCCAAAGCCAATTGAGCGGTGCATTGTCGCGCTTGATGGCTGTTGCCGAAAACTATCCAACATTAAGAGCAACCGAAAATTTCTCTGAATTACAAGCTCAACTTGAAGGTACAGAAAACAGAATCAAAGAAGAACGTGACCGCTTTAATGGAACTGTGAAAGGATACAACAACAAAATCGTAACTTTTCCAAACAGTTTGATTGCCAGCTTCTCTGGATTTTCGAAGAAGGGTTATTTTGAAGCTGATGCTTCAGCACAAAAAGCTCCATCGGTAGATTTTTCTAAATAA
- a CDS encoding NUDIX domain-containing protein, with the protein MKVRPSVAIIENNQVLLMRYEYGGERVFNLPGGNVDPGETLSQTLKRELIEELGITIELGPMLLSGEVILPQQKTDVLHCVFAAHIMKGIPVLNPAETSALAIEWLSVDQLDTVEMYPNVGATLQKIIAQQQAGQYIGQINQKWH; encoded by the coding sequence ATGAAAGTACGGCCAAGCGTTGCAATTATTGAAAATAATCAAGTGTTATTGATGCGTTATGAATATGGTGGTGAAAGGGTATTTAATCTTCCTGGAGGGAATGTTGACCCTGGCGAAACCCTCAGCCAGACCCTCAAGCGAGAACTGATCGAAGAACTAGGCATAACCATAGAACTAGGGCCAATGCTTCTATCGGGAGAAGTGATTTTGCCTCAACAAAAAACAGATGTATTGCATTGTGTATTTGCTGCTCATATCATGAAGGGTATTCCTGTATTAAATCCTGCCGAAACAAGTGCCTTGGCAATAGAATGGCTATCGGTAGATCAGCTAGATACTGTGGAAATGTATCCAAACGTAGGTGCAACTTTGCAAAAAATAATAGCTCAACAACAGGCAGGACAATACATTGGACAGATTAATCAAAAATGGCACTAG
- a CDS encoding SDR family oxidoreductase — MNLDLTHKNAIVCGSTQGLGKASAVELALLGANITLVARNETSLQNTLLDLDTSKGQQHQYFVADFAKPDELKAAVEAYLAQNPTVHILVNNTGGPAGGAILDAKLEEFTQAFSNHLLCNHILVQACVPSMKANGFGRIINIISTSVKQPINGLGVSNTTRGAVASWAKTLANEVGAFGITVNNVLPGYTKTARLDFVVKARAKMAETSTEQMEKIFQSDIPAGRFGEAEEFGAAVAFLCSPAAAYINGVNLPVDGGRLSCL, encoded by the coding sequence ATGAATTTAGATTTAACGCATAAAAATGCCATTGTTTGTGGCAGTACACAAGGACTAGGCAAGGCTTCGGCTGTAGAATTGGCTCTATTAGGAGCTAACATAACATTGGTAGCTCGTAACGAAACATCTTTGCAAAATACGCTTTTGGATTTGGATACCAGCAAAGGCCAACAACACCAATATTTTGTAGCAGATTTTGCAAAACCCGACGAGCTAAAAGCAGCAGTAGAAGCTTATTTGGCACAAAACCCTACAGTTCATATTCTTGTTAATAATACAGGGGGGCCTGCTGGAGGTGCTATTTTAGATGCCAAACTGGAAGAGTTTACTCAGGCATTTTCTAATCATTTATTGTGTAATCATATTTTGGTTCAGGCTTGTGTACCTAGTATGAAAGCCAATGGTTTTGGTAGAATTATCAATATTATTTCAACATCTGTCAAACAGCCTATCAATGGGCTTGGGGTATCTAATACAACACGTGGAGCGGTAGCGTCGTGGGCCAAAACATTAGCCAATGAGGTGGGAGCATTTGGTATTACAGTCAACAATGTATTGCCTGGTTATACCAAAACAGCCCGTTTAGATTTTGTGGTAAAGGCTAGGGCAAAAATGGCAGAAACAAGCACCGAACAAATGGAAAAAATATTCCAATCCGATATTCCAGCGGGGCGTTTTGGCGAAGCTGAAGAATTTGGAGCTGCCGTGGCGTTTTTGTGTTCACCTGCGGCGGCTTATATCAATGGGGTTAATTTACCCGTGGATGGTGGCAGATTATCTTGTTTATAA
- a CDS encoding DUF547 domain-containing protein: MHFLLISLFVLISGCFNTNAPTSSASPVSHEAWNMLLKKYVNTYGQVNYKAWAKDTVGLSKYVEMLSKNAPNEKTWTHTEQLAYWLNAYNAFTIQLVLRYYPLKSIKDIVKLNIPFVNSPWDIKFITISGKKFDLNDIEHGIIRKKFDEPRIHFALVCAAVSCPQLRNEAYTAELLDKQLNDQAYRFINDPKKNVITTNRASLSSIFLWYGSDFTQKMPLQSYINQYAITKMNLDTKPSYLDYNWNLNQ; encoded by the coding sequence ATGCACTTTCTATTAATATCATTGTTTGTATTGATTTCGGGTTGTTTCAATACCAATGCACCAACGTCTTCAGCTTCGCCTGTAAGTCATGAGGCTTGGAATATGTTACTCAAAAAATACGTCAATACGTATGGACAAGTTAACTACAAGGCTTGGGCAAAAGACACTGTCGGCCTAAGCAAGTATGTAGAAATGTTATCGAAGAATGCTCCAAATGAAAAAACATGGACACATACCGAACAGCTTGCTTATTGGCTCAATGCTTATAATGCTTTTACGATTCAACTCGTGTTGCGATATTATCCCTTAAAGAGTATCAAAGATATAGTGAAGCTCAATATTCCATTCGTGAATTCGCCGTGGGATATTAAATTTATTACTATTTCGGGAAAGAAATTTGACCTCAACGATATAGAACATGGTATTATTAGAAAGAAATTTGACGAGCCTCGTATTCATTTTGCACTAGTTTGTGCAGCAGTTTCTTGTCCTCAATTACGCAATGAAGCCTATACGGCCGAATTATTGGACAAACAGCTTAATGACCAAGCCTATCGTTTTATCAATGACCCCAAAAAAAATGTTATCACTACTAATAGGGCTAGTTTGTCGAGTATATTTTTATGGTATGGTAGCGATTTTACCCAAAAAATGCCCCTACAGAGTTATATCAATCAATATGCTATTACCAAAATGAATCTGGATACCAAGCCGAGCTATTTAGATTACAACTGGAATCTTAATCAATAA
- the lpcA gene encoding D-sedoheptulose 7-phosphate isomerase, with product MKNIIAQELNEAQLVLQNFLSDEQNIQQIEAAATLMADAIKANHKIISCGNGGSHCDAMHFAEELSGRYRNERRSLPAIAISDVSHISCVSNDYGFEYIFSRFVEGLGNEGDVLLGISTSGNSANIIRAVEAAKAKGMKVVILSGKNGGKLAGTADVEIIVPHFGYADRIQEVHIKIIHIFILLIEKMVIG from the coding sequence TTGAAAAATATCATTGCTCAAGAGCTCAACGAGGCTCAGCTAGTCCTACAAAATTTTTTGTCAGATGAACAGAACATTCAGCAGATAGAAGCTGCTGCAACGTTGATGGCAGATGCTATTAAAGCTAATCATAAAATTATTTCTTGTGGAAATGGAGGCTCGCATTGCGATGCCATGCACTTTGCAGAAGAATTATCGGGGCGTTATCGTAACGAACGCCGTTCATTACCAGCTATTGCTATTTCGGATGTATCGCATATTTCTTGTGTAAGTAATGATTACGGTTTTGAATATATTTTCTCTCGCTTTGTAGAGGGGCTTGGTAATGAAGGCGATGTTCTGTTGGGTATTTCTACAAGTGGTAATTCGGCCAATATTATTCGAGCTGTAGAAGCTGCTAAGGCCAAAGGAATGAAGGTGGTAATATTATCAGGAAAAAATGGGGGTAAACTGGCAGGAACGGCCGATGTTGAAATCATAGTACCGCATTTTGGCTATGCCGACCGTATTCAGGAAGTACATATCAAAATTATCCACATCTTTATACTTTTAATCGAGAAGATGGTAATCGGATAA